The proteins below are encoded in one region of Terriglobales bacterium:
- a CDS encoding glycosyltransferase family 4 protein, producing the protein DWRHAKRFINFLRAERIDLVHSHLFLASLFASPLARLAAVSSVVETFHLREVWREGQWLKGSFWLDRQIGRLVDRYIAVSHAAERHLLENKRIARSKVITIHNGRDLARFHPPTRNEIGCAREQLGVSDNQVMLVLGRLEQQKGHVFLIEAFKRLAARRPKLIALFAGSGALECELKIRCQAAGLTDRIVFLGYRDDTEQLLAAADLVVLPSLFEGLPLVAVEALAMARPMVATDVEGTREIVTDGETGLLVRAADPAALAFGIERLLANPALGARLGRRGRAVVEQNFDIRQQIARTVEVYQRLLDQKMGQAGPLKAPSTTLKENIGLT; encoded by the coding sequence TAGATTGGAGGCACGCAAAAAGATTTATTAATTTTCTCCGCGCCGAGCGAATAGATCTCGTACATTCGCACTTGTTCCTGGCGAGCCTCTTCGCGTCGCCGCTGGCTCGCCTCGCGGCAGTATCTTCGGTGGTCGAGACCTTTCACCTTCGCGAGGTCTGGAGAGAGGGCCAGTGGCTGAAAGGCAGTTTCTGGTTGGACCGTCAGATCGGCCGTCTTGTTGATCGTTACATAGCGGTCTCGCACGCGGCCGAGCGCCATCTGCTCGAAAACAAGCGAATCGCACGTTCCAAGGTCATAACCATTCACAACGGCCGTGACTTGGCGCGGTTCCATCCGCCGACGCGCAACGAGATCGGTTGCGCGCGGGAGCAGCTTGGTGTTTCTGACAATCAGGTCATGCTCGTGCTCGGCAGGCTTGAGCAGCAAAAAGGCCACGTGTTTCTTATCGAGGCGTTTAAAAGGCTCGCGGCGCGGCGACCGAAACTGATCGCATTGTTCGCCGGGTCCGGTGCACTCGAATGCGAGCTTAAGATCCGTTGTCAGGCTGCAGGCCTGACGGATCGGATCGTCTTCCTCGGTTACCGCGACGACACCGAGCAATTATTGGCAGCTGCCGATCTGGTCGTCCTGCCTTCGCTTTTTGAAGGATTGCCGCTAGTCGCGGTTGAAGCCTTGGCGATGGCACGGCCAATGGTTGCCACCGACGTGGAGGGAACTCGCGAGATCGTCACCGACGGGGAGACGGGGCTTCTCGTCCGAGCAGCAGATCCTGCGGCACTGGCTTTCGGTATCGAACGGTTACTTGCCAATCCGGCCTTGGGCGCTCGCCTGGGCCGGCGAGGTCGCGCCGTGGTCGAGCAGAATTTCGATATCCGTCAACAGATCGCAAGGACAGTCGAGGTGTATCAGCGGCTATTGGACCAAAAGATGGGTCAAGCAGGCCCGCTGAAAGCTCCAAGCACGACGCTTAAGGAAAACATCGGACTTACATGA